Proteins encoded by one window of Acyrthosiphon pisum isolate AL4f unplaced genomic scaffold, pea_aphid_22Mar2018_4r6ur Scaffold_19760;HRSCAF=20450, whole genome shotgun sequence:
- the LOC107885857 gene encoding uncharacterized protein LOC107885857 — MMSSRSNRLLAMATGGVNIQDKSTIRKEKIPKKPSVCRNLNNSFLTEVNTSKNKQVLEWLNQSESTRMSNDTEGVENFKKDIYCLNESVDVPEQCIMKKTDESMCYQEIGITDVYENLDTVENIINSIPEDLLALVQNEDQCYSGIHHENVTNLNGFDELNSEKDPSVIFGTSESGSDEHNLLHTDTEALFGTLESTTVVNEINGNNNESNLNKRKKRPSTKGDTRQYRQYRKKNRNCGTEYTTNTGKIMNSRSSRSLSDCRTKCKSKVHDNLRISLFNLYWSMNSHDRRSSYISSLVHSTVKKTNRQRRDTPEKKKPRELVYHYSVPIDGNLVTVCKACFLNIFGETSKFVRNICNKKLSSPANRSSPDKRGRIAPNNKKSPEEIKLVIDHINNLPSYESHYCRKQSKKKYLPTHFTLQRAYDEYKLTVEKPVSRSLYEKYFKSSGLKVKSLKKDTCAQCDRYKIQLSNSISHEQRINLTAEKNKHQEEAEQAYETKRNDITTMSTDTCVLSFDLQQCLPTPQLENSVSFYKRQLWTYNLTIHNCKTSNASCYVWYESLAKRGANDISSCLFNYLKNLPKDISNVIMYSDCCPGQNKNGIVIAMCLYFLEQQDLITTIDHKFMVPGHSRMECDSDHGKIEKARKRYPHSISHPYDWMQFIRWAGKGKFVVNEINQDNFFDFNVLLKKKYQMRKKNEDGDKFIFRDVKWFRYSKENKNVVFYKTSLDENEHFKTLDMSRRKSISMDLPKAYTDILEITEEKKSDLLSLLSFIPEVFHNFYQNLKTSKDISDPIVSEDSD, encoded by the exons ATGATGTCTAGTAGAAGCAATCGACTTTTAGCAATGGCAActg gtgGTGTAAACATTCAAGATAAGAGCACAattagaaaagaaaaaataccaAAGAAACCATCTGTTTGccgtaatttaaataatagttttttaactGAAGTCAACACATCAAAAAACAAGCAAGTTCTG gaatGGTTGAATCAGTCAGAATCTACAAGAATGAGCAACGATACAGAAGGTGtagaaaactttaaaaaagatatttattgtttaaatgaaAGTGTTGATGTACCCGAGCAATGTATCATGAAAAAGACTGATGAATCTATGTGTTACCAAGAAATTGGTATAACTGATGTTTATGAAAACTTAGACACTGtggaaaacattattaattcaattccAGAAGACCTTTTAGCGTTGgttcaa AATGAAGATCAATGCTACAGTGGAATTCACCATGAAAATGTAACAAATCTAAACGGATTTGATGAACTGAACTCTGAAAAAGATCCAAGTGTAATATTTGGCACTTCTGAATCTGGGAGTGATGAACATAATTTATTGCACACAGATACTGAGGCATTATTTGGCACTCTTGAATCAACAACGGTGGTAAATGAAATTAATGGTAACAACAATGAATCTAATTTAAACAAAAGAAAGAAAAGACCTAGTACGAAAGGAGATACAAGACAATATAGGCAGTACAGGAAGAAAAATAGGAATTGTGGAACTGAGTATACAACAAATACAGGGAAAATTATGAACTCTCGGTCCTCTAGATCTCTCTCCGACTGCCGAACCAAATGCAAGTCAAAAGTACATGACAATTTACGAATAAGTCTATTCAACCTTTATTGGTCTATGAATAGTCACGATAGGCGGAGTTCATATATTTCAAGCCTGGTTCATAGTAccgttaaaaaaacaaatagacaAAGAAGGGATacacctgaaaaaaaaaaacctagagaACTAGTCTATCATTATTCTGTTCCAATAGACGGAAACCTTGTGACTGTGTGTAAAGCttgctttttaaatatttttggtgaaACATCAAAATTTGttagaaatatttgtaataaaaaattaagttcacCTGCTAACAGAAGTTCACCAGATAAAAGAGGAAGAATAGCtccaaataacaaaaaatctcCTGAAGAAATAAAATTGGTAATTGATCACATTAATAATCTACCATCTTATGAGAGCCATTATTGTCGAAaacagtcaaaaaaaaaatatctcccAACACATTTCACATTACAAAGAGCATATGATGAGTACAAACTAACGGTTGAAAAACCAGTTAGTAGATCTctatacgaaaaatattttaaatcttcagGTTTAAAGGTAAAAAGTCTTAAAAAGGACACATGTGCACAATGCGACAGATATAAAATTCAACTTTCTAACAGTATATCTCATGAACAAAGAATTAATCTCACTGCAGAGAAAAATAAACACCAAGAGGAAGCAGAACAGGCATATGAAACTAAACGAAATGACATTACAACAATGTCAACTGACACATGTGTATTGTCATTTGATCTACAGCAGTGCCTCCCCACTCCTCAATTAGAAAATTCTGTATCATTTTACAAAAGGCAGTTATGGACCTATAATTTGACAATTCATAATTGTAAAACTTCAAACGCTTCTTGTTATGTGTGGTATGAGTCACTGGCCAAAAGAGGAGCTAATGATATTAGTTCAtgcctttttaattatttaaaaaatttaccaaAAGACATatctaatgtaataatgtatagtgaTTGCTGTCCAGGGCAAAACAAGAATGGTATTGTTATAGCCATGTGCTTATACTTTTTAGAACAACAAGATTTAATTACTACAATTGACCATAAATTTATGGTTCCTGGCCACTCACGTATGGAATGTGACTCTGATCATGGCAAAATTGAAAAGGCACGTAAAAGATATCCACATTCAATAAGCCACCCATATGACTGGATGCAGTTTATTCGTTGGGCTGGGAAAGGGAAATTTGTTGTTAATGAAATAAACCAAGATAACTTTTTTGACTttaatgttttactaaaaaaaaaataccaaatgagaaaaaaaaatgaggaTGGTGACAAATTTATATTTCGTGATGTTAAATGGTTTCGTTATTCAAAGGAAAACAAAAATGTAGTATTCTATAAAACTTCACTTGATGAAaatgagcattttaaaacattagatATGTCTCGAAGAAAATCTATTTCTATGGATCTGCCAAAAGCGTATACTGATATATTAGAAAtaacagaagaaaaaaaatctgaTCTTTTGTCTCTTTTAAGTTTTATTCCAgaagtttttcataatttctacCAGAACCTTAAAACATCAAAAGACATAAGTGATCCCATTGTTTCTGAAGATAGTGACTAA